A region from the Lysobacter antibioticus genome encodes:
- a CDS encoding YbhB/YbcL family Raf kinase inhibitor-like protein: MNLLRHLLPVALLLASPCALAADFVVESPDIRDGDTIDARYVFNGFGCKGGNQSPALAWHNPPAGTRSFAVTVHDPDAAGGKGWWHWVVVNIPAKATFLDSGASAVAKAFPPGAVQTRNDFGKPGYAGPCPPAGTTHRYEFTVWALKVDKLKVDTNAGGALAAFMLRDHVIGQARITANYGR, encoded by the coding sequence ATGAACCTGTTGCGCCACCTGCTGCCCGTCGCCTTACTGCTAGCCTCGCCGTGCGCCTTGGCCGCCGATTTCGTCGTCGAAAGCCCCGACATCCGCGACGGCGACACGATCGACGCGCGCTACGTGTTCAACGGTTTCGGCTGCAAGGGCGGCAATCAGTCGCCGGCGCTGGCCTGGCACAACCCGCCGGCCGGCACCCGCAGTTTCGCGGTCACCGTGCACGACCCCGACGCCGCGGGCGGCAAGGGCTGGTGGCATTGGGTGGTGGTCAACATCCCGGCCAAGGCCACGTTTCTCGACAGCGGCGCGAGCGCGGTTGCGAAGGCCTTCCCGCCGGGCGCCGTGCAGACCCGCAACGATTTCGGCAAGCCCGGTTATGCCGGGCCCTGCCCGCCCGCGGGCACCACGCATCGCTACGAATTCACCGTGTGGGCGCTCAAGGTCGACAAACTCAAGGTCGACACCAATGCCGGCGGCGCCCTGGCCGCCTTCATGCTGCGGGACCACGTCATCGGCCAGGCCCGGATCACCGCAAACTACGGCCGCTGA
- the thrA gene encoding bifunctional aspartate kinase/homoserine dehydrogenase I translates to MQGSAYAPVRAPARHAHKFGGSSLADAGRYRIAAGLLDDGAPQRVVVVSAMQGVTDALVALVASARAGQDWVPAWSDLRQRHLDTADTLDGQHRHGAHAAIDAEFDSLRAALEALATASDGAYADALPGLGEVLSSYLMHAALGGEAAGWARLDAREVLVVHPGEMGVGVDWALSRARLADWRKQHADNDVVVTGFVARDGQGRDTTLGRNGSDYSAAIFANLFDADALTIWTDVDGVLSADPRLVPDAVCLPTMSYAEACELAYFGAKVLHPQTLAPVQQRGIPLRIRNTRNPQAPGTLISLVSEPDAAPVKGLSLVHDLAVLELIGNGMVGVPGTAERLFGALRSAGVSVTMISQGSSEHSICCVVRADQAARGRDAIVAAFADAMADGQAQEVTVTPDICVLAAVGDGMVGTPGVAAQLFDGLAKARINLRAIAQGAGERNISVAIAARDATRALRAAHSAFWLSPHCLSIGLIGPGKVGRALLAQLHEAQSRFQRDSRHNKVDLRLRAIADSRRMHLAPRAMAFDDAHEALAGDGVETLALERFAAHVRAEHIPHALIVDCSGSDAVAAFYPQWIAAGIHIVTPSKHAGSGPLARYEAIREAERSGGQFRYEATVGAGLPVIQTLRSLLDTGDELTEVEGILSGTLAWLFNRYDGQTAFSELVREAHALGYTEPDPRDDLSGTDVARKLVILAREAGRALSLDQIEVESLVPEALRSVSKEEFFERLHELDAPLQQRFDAARAAGLSLRYLARLDREGRASVGVVSPPPGHAALHGALTDNLIQFRTRRYADNPLVVQGPGAGPDVTAAGVFGDLLTIAQTLGARA, encoded by the coding sequence ATGCAGGGCTCGGCCTATGCGCCGGTGCGCGCGCCCGCACGCCATGCCCACAAATTCGGGGGCAGCAGCCTGGCCGACGCCGGCCGTTACCGCATCGCCGCCGGCCTGCTCGACGACGGCGCACCGCAACGAGTGGTGGTGGTCTCGGCGATGCAGGGCGTCACCGATGCGCTGGTCGCCCTGGTCGCCAGCGCCCGCGCCGGCCAGGACTGGGTACCGGCCTGGTCCGACCTGCGCCAGCGTCACCTCGACACCGCCGACACACTCGACGGCCAACACCGTCACGGCGCGCACGCGGCGATCGATGCCGAGTTCGACAGCCTGCGCGCGGCGCTCGAAGCGCTCGCGACCGCCTCCGACGGCGCCTACGCCGATGCCCTGCCCGGCCTCGGCGAAGTTCTGTCCTCCTACCTCATGCATGCCGCACTCGGCGGCGAAGCCGCGGGCTGGGCGCGGCTCGACGCGCGCGAGGTGCTGGTGGTGCATCCGGGCGAGATGGGTGTCGGCGTTGATTGGGCGCTGAGCCGCGCGCGCCTCGCCGACTGGCGCAAACAGCATGCCGACAACGACGTCGTCGTTACCGGTTTCGTCGCCCGCGACGGCCAGGGCCGCGACACCACGCTCGGCCGCAACGGCAGCGACTACTCCGCGGCGATCTTCGCCAACCTGTTCGACGCCGATGCGCTGACGATCTGGACCGACGTCGACGGCGTGCTGTCGGCCGACCCGCGCCTGGTGCCCGATGCGGTGTGCCTGCCGACCATGTCGTATGCCGAGGCCTGCGAACTCGCTTATTTCGGCGCCAAGGTCCTGCATCCGCAGACACTGGCGCCGGTGCAACAACGCGGCATCCCGCTGCGCATCCGCAACACCCGCAATCCGCAGGCACCCGGCACCTTGATCAGCCTGGTATCGGAACCCGATGCCGCGCCGGTCAAAGGCCTGAGCCTGGTCCACGACCTGGCGGTGCTGGAACTGATCGGCAACGGCATGGTCGGCGTGCCCGGCACCGCCGAACGCCTGTTCGGCGCGCTGCGCAGCGCCGGCGTATCGGTGACGATGATTTCGCAGGGCTCGTCCGAGCATTCGATCTGTTGCGTGGTGCGCGCCGACCAGGCCGCGCGCGGCCGCGACGCCATCGTCGCCGCCTTCGCCGATGCCATGGCCGACGGCCAGGCCCAGGAGGTCACCGTCACCCCGGACATCTGCGTGCTCGCCGCGGTCGGCGACGGCATGGTCGGCACGCCCGGCGTCGCCGCCCAGCTGTTCGACGGCCTGGCCAAGGCGCGCATCAATCTGCGTGCGATCGCCCAGGGCGCCGGCGAGCGCAACATCTCGGTCGCGATCGCCGCGCGCGATGCCACCCGCGCCCTGCGCGCGGCGCATTCGGCGTTCTGGCTGTCGCCGCATTGCCTGTCGATCGGGTTGATCGGCCCCGGCAAGGTCGGCCGCGCCCTGCTCGCGCAATTGCACGAAGCGCAATCGCGTTTCCAACGCGACAGCCGCCACAACAAGGTCGACCTGCGCCTGCGCGCGATCGCCGACAGCCGCCGAATGCACCTCGCGCCGCGCGCGATGGCCTTCGACGACGCCCATGAAGCGCTGGCCGGCGACGGCGTGGAAACCCTGGCGCTGGAGCGCTTCGCCGCGCACGTACGCGCCGAACACATCCCGCATGCGTTGATCGTCGACTGCAGCGGCAGCGATGCGGTCGCCGCGTTCTATCCGCAATGGATCGCCGCCGGCATCCATATCGTCACGCCGAGCAAGCACGCCGGTTCCGGCCCGTTGGCGCGCTACGAGGCCATCCGCGAGGCCGAGCGCAGCGGCGGCCAGTTCCGCTACGAAGCCACGGTCGGCGCCGGCCTGCCGGTGATCCAGACCCTGCGCTCGCTGCTCGACACCGGCGACGAACTGACCGAAGTCGAAGGCATTCTCTCGGGCACGCTGGCCTGGTTGTTCAACCGCTACGACGGCCAGACCGCGTTCTCCGAACTGGTGCGCGAAGCGCATGCGCTGGGTTACACCGAACCCGATCCGCGCGACGACCTGTCCGGCACCGATGTCGCCCGCAAGCTGGTGATCCTCGCCCGCGAAGCCGGTCGCGCCCTGTCGCTCGACCAGATCGAAGTCGAGAGCCTGGTGCCGGAAGCGCTGCGCAGCGTATCGAAGGAAGAATTCTTCGAGCGCCTGCACGAACTCGATGCGCCGCTGCAGCAGCGCTTCGACGCCGCCCGTGCCGCCGGCCTCAGCCTGCGTTACCTCGCCCGCCTCGATCGCGAAGGCCGCGCCAGCGTCGGCGTGGTCTCGCCGCCGCCGGGCCACGCCGCCTTGCACGGCGCGCTCACCGACAATCTGATCCAGTTCCGCACCCGCCGTTACGCCGATAATCCGCTGGTGGTGCAAGGCCCCGGCGCGGGCCCGGACGTCACCGCCGCCGGCGTCTTCGGCGACTTGCTGACGATCGCGCAAACCCTTGGAGCCCGTGCATGA
- the thrC gene encoding threonine synthase, whose amino-acid sequence MNFLSTRGNTPPTAIDQALVAGLAPDGGLYVPERILPLSQPLAAERLADTAHTILAPYFEQSSLRERLDQICEHAFSFDAPLRPLSRPDDWLLELFHGPTAAFKDYAARFLAEALAGLREADAPPTTILVATSGDTGAAVAAAFHRRPGFEVVILYPDGRVSPRQAHGLGCWGDNVRALRVDGDFDACQRLAKQALSDEALRAQRPLSSANSISLGRLLPQAAYYAHAAARHYAERGEPLNFIVPTGNLGNACAAFVAKRMGLPIGEIVLATNANDTLPRYFAGADYLAQPTRATLANAMDVGAPSNFERLRHWHRDDAELRAAVRAVGVDDATITETIRSAPQRHGIVPCPHTATGLHLLETLRGQGDERPWAVVATAHPAKFDSIVEPLVGHVVEPPPALAESLARPASAEPLPADYAALRERLLADGA is encoded by the coding sequence ATGAACTTCCTCAGCACCCGCGGCAACACCCCGCCGACCGCGATCGACCAGGCGCTCGTCGCCGGTCTTGCGCCCGACGGCGGGCTCTACGTGCCCGAACGCATCCTGCCGTTGTCGCAACCGCTCGCCGCCGAGCGACTGGCCGACACCGCCCACACTATTCTCGCGCCTTACTTCGAGCAGTCCTCGCTGCGCGAGCGCCTCGATCAGATCTGCGAGCACGCCTTCTCCTTCGATGCGCCGCTGCGCCCGCTGTCGCGACCCGACGATTGGTTGCTCGAGTTGTTCCACGGCCCGACCGCCGCGTTCAAGGACTACGCCGCGCGTTTTCTCGCAGAAGCGCTCGCCGGCCTGCGCGAGGCCGATGCGCCGCCGACCACGATCCTGGTCGCAACCTCGGGCGATACCGGCGCAGCGGTCGCGGCCGCCTTCCATCGCCGCCCCGGTTTCGAAGTGGTGATCCTCTATCCCGACGGTCGCGTCTCGCCGCGCCAGGCGCATGGCCTGGGCTGCTGGGGCGACAACGTCCGCGCGCTGCGCGTCGACGGCGATTTCGATGCCTGCCAACGCCTGGCCAAGCAAGCGCTGTCGGACGAAGCCCTGCGCGCGCAACGGCCGCTGAGTTCGGCCAACAGCATCAGCCTCGGGCGGCTGCTGCCGCAGGCGGCGTATTACGCCCACGCCGCCGCACGCCATTACGCCGAACGCGGCGAGCCGCTCAACTTCATCGTCCCCACCGGCAACCTCGGCAACGCCTGCGCCGCCTTCGTCGCCAAGCGCATGGGCCTGCCGATCGGCGAGATCGTGCTGGCGACCAATGCCAACGACACCTTGCCGCGCTATTTCGCCGGCGCCGACTACCTGGCTCAGCCGACCCGAGCGACCCTCGCCAATGCGATGGACGTCGGCGCACCGAGCAACTTCGAGCGCCTGCGCCATTGGCATCGCGACGATGCCGAACTGCGTGCCGCCGTGCGCGCGGTCGGCGTCGACGATGCCACCATCACCGAGACCATCCGCAGCGCGCCGCAACGCCACGGCATCGTGCCCTGTCCGCACACCGCGACCGGCCTGCACCTGCTCGAGACCTTGCGCGGGCAAGGCGACGAACGCCCTTGGGCGGTAGTCGCCACCGCGCATCCGGCCAAGTTCGACAGCATCGTCGAACCGCTGGTCGGTCATGTCGTGGAACCGCCGCCGGCGCTGGCCGAGTCGTTGGCCCGGCCGGCGAGCGCGGAACCGTTGCCGGCGGACTACGCGGCGTTGCGGGAGCGCTTGTTGGCGGACGGCGCATAA
- a CDS encoding homoserine kinase, which produces MSAAFSSASSSASSASDAAAQRRQASAFAPASVGNIGVGFDLLGHSIEGPRDVATVRRIDAPEVRIRAIRGDVPGADSLPLEAARNTAGQALIALREKLGLGHGFELELDKGIPLGSGLGGSAASCVAALVAANAVLAQPLSRDALYEFALDGESVSSGSRHGDNVAPMLLGGVVMATSTRMIPLSVPDWLYAVVVHPDQVLETRRARAVLADPYALALVVKQSAHLALFLTGLQRGDAGLLREGLVDLLVEPRRAPLIPGFAAVKAAALDHGALGASISGAGPSCFAWFASRAEAAAAAPAMQQAFADAGFDSRAYVTPVAGPRAEVIG; this is translated from the coding sequence ATGAGCGCCGCTTTTTCTTCCGCCTCCTCTTCCGCTTCGTCCGCCTCCGACGCGGCCGCGCAGCGGCGCCAGGCCAGCGCGTTCGCGCCGGCCAGCGTCGGCAACATCGGCGTGGGCTTCGACCTGCTCGGGCATTCGATCGAAGGGCCGCGCGACGTCGCCACGGTGCGTCGCATCGATGCGCCCGAAGTACGCATCCGCGCGATCCGCGGCGACGTGCCCGGCGCCGACTCGCTGCCGCTGGAAGCCGCGCGCAATACCGCCGGCCAGGCCTTGATCGCGCTGCGCGAAAAACTCGGCCTCGGCCACGGCTTCGAACTCGAACTCGACAAGGGCATACCGCTCGGCTCCGGCCTCGGCGGCTCGGCGGCGTCCTGCGTCGCCGCGCTGGTCGCGGCCAATGCGGTGCTCGCGCAACCGCTGTCGCGCGATGCGCTGTACGAATTCGCCCTCGACGGCGAATCGGTGTCGAGCGGCAGCCGCCACGGCGACAACGTCGCGCCGATGCTGTTGGGCGGCGTGGTCATGGCGACCTCGACGCGGATGATTCCGCTGTCGGTGCCCGACTGGCTGTACGCGGTCGTCGTGCATCCGGACCAGGTGTTGGAAACGCGGCGCGCCCGCGCCGTACTCGCCGATCCGTATGCGCTGGCGTTGGTGGTGAAGCAAAGCGCGCACCTGGCCTTGTTCCTGACCGGTTTGCAGCGCGGCGATGCCGGCTTGTTGCGCGAAGGCCTGGTCGACCTGCTGGTCGAACCGCGTCGCGCCCCGTTGATCCCCGGCTTCGCCGCGGTCAAAGCGGCGGCGCTCGATCACGGCGCGCTCGGCGCGAGCATTTCCGGCGCGGGCCCGAGTTGTTTCGCCTGGTTCGCCTCGCGCGCCGAAGCGGCCGCGGCGGCACCGGCGATGCAGCAAGCCTTCGCCGACGCCGGCTTCGATTCGCGCGCTTACGTCACGCCGGTGGCGGGACCGCGCGCGGAGGTGATCGGGTAG